From Streptomyces chrestomyceticus JCM 4735, one genomic window encodes:
- a CDS encoding nitroreductase family deazaflavin-dependent oxidoreductase, whose product MKAYGRRLVQKVSATPGFARVAPYVVPALDRTVHRLTGGKLLLSARMLSGAVLTATGARTGLPRRTPLACLPEGDGTWLLIGSNFGRPGHPAWSANLLKHPEAEISWRGRDIPVRARLLTGTERARAWAAAVRFWPPYAAYQERAGREIRLFRLEPR is encoded by the coding sequence GTGAAGGCGTACGGCAGGCGGCTGGTGCAGAAGGTGTCCGCGACGCCCGGCTTCGCGCGGGTGGCGCCGTATGTCGTCCCGGCCCTGGACCGTACGGTGCACCGCCTCACCGGGGGCAAGCTGCTGCTGAGCGCGCGGATGCTGTCCGGGGCGGTCCTGACGGCGACGGGCGCCCGGACCGGCCTGCCGCGGCGGACGCCGCTGGCGTGCCTGCCGGAGGGGGACGGGACGTGGCTGCTGATCGGCAGCAACTTCGGCCGCCCTGGGCACCCGGCCTGGTCGGCCAACCTGCTGAAGCACCCGGAGGCCGAGATCAGTTGGCGCGGCCGGGACATCCCCGTACGGGCCCGGCTGCTGACCGGTACGGAGCGGGCGCGGGCGTGGGCGGCGGCGGTCCGGTTCTGGCCGCCGTACGCCGCGTACCAGGAGCGGGCCGGCCGGGAGATCCGGCTCTTCCGGCTGGAGCCGCGCTGA
- a CDS encoding TetR family transcriptional regulator has translation MTGQVRTVDGRVAGRRGQATRQKLLDCLSDMLSSSPYRDVKVIDVARKAGTSPATFYQYFPDVEGAVLEIAEEMAKEGASLTDLVAGRSWVGRSGRQAAEELVEGFLSFWRRNDAILRVVDLGAAEGDKRFYKIRMKILNAVTNSLTDSIKELQSKGKVDKDVSAAAMAGSLVAMLAAVAAHQKGFTSWGVKQQELKPNLALLVHLGVTGKKPTK, from the coding sequence ATGACAGGACAAGTTCGGACCGTCGACGGCAGAGTCGCCGGGCGCCGTGGACAGGCGACCCGGCAGAAGCTGCTCGACTGCCTCAGCGACATGCTCAGTTCGTCCCCGTACCGAGACGTCAAGGTCATCGATGTGGCCCGCAAAGCGGGCACTTCGCCCGCGACGTTCTACCAGTACTTCCCCGATGTCGAGGGCGCGGTACTGGAAATCGCCGAGGAGATGGCCAAAGAGGGCGCGAGCCTTACCGACCTGGTGGCCGGGCGCTCCTGGGTGGGCCGGTCCGGCCGGCAGGCGGCCGAGGAACTCGTCGAGGGATTCCTCTCCTTCTGGCGCCGGAACGACGCGATCCTGCGCGTCGTCGACCTCGGTGCCGCCGAGGGCGACAAACGGTTCTACAAGATCCGCATGAAGATCCTGAATGCGGTCACCAACTCCCTTACGGACTCCATCAAGGAGCTCCAGTCCAAGGGCAAGGTGGACAAGGACGTCAGCGCGGCCGCGATGGCCGGTTCGCTCGTCGCCATGCTGGCGGCGGTCGCCGCCCATCAGAAGGGTTTCACGAGCTGGGGTGTCAAACAGCAGGAACTGAAGCCGAACCTGGCGCTCCTGGTGCACCTGGGCGTCACCGGGAAAAAGCCCACCAAATAA
- a CDS encoding VOC family protein, whose amino-acid sequence MTAFAAGVPCWADVMLPDLEAGKRFYGELFGWTFSGGAPEFGGYTEAYKDGRAAAGLMPKQDGRMPTAWNVYFATPDAARTSAQILRAGGHIITEAVPVGDLGTMLVAADPTGAVFSIWQAGTHQGFGVQRESGAYVWTSLSTRDPERADAFYEEVFGFESVADSPAADERFRPWRPAGQDREVGGRILMDEHAPAAMPPHFTVCFLVPEMDDAVRTTTRLGGRVTVEPVGTPGGPFAVLTDDQGAGFGVMAAK is encoded by the coding sequence ATGACTGCATTCGCGGCGGGCGTCCCGTGCTGGGCCGACGTCATGCTGCCCGACCTGGAAGCGGGCAAGAGATTCTACGGAGAGCTGTTCGGCTGGACGTTCTCCGGCGGCGCTCCCGAGTTCGGCGGTTACACCGAGGCGTACAAGGATGGCAGGGCCGCCGCCGGCCTGATGCCCAAGCAGGACGGCCGGATGCCCACCGCGTGGAACGTGTACTTCGCGACCCCGGACGCCGCCCGTACCAGCGCGCAGATCCTGCGGGCGGGCGGCCACATCATCACGGAGGCCGTGCCCGTCGGTGACTTGGGCACCATGCTGGTCGCGGCCGACCCGACCGGCGCGGTCTTCAGCATCTGGCAGGCCGGCACCCACCAGGGCTTCGGCGTGCAGCGCGAGTCCGGCGCGTACGTCTGGACGAGTCTGAGCACCCGCGACCCGGAGCGGGCCGACGCCTTCTACGAGGAGGTCTTCGGCTTCGAGAGCGTGGCCGACAGCCCGGCGGCCGACGAGCGCTTCCGGCCCTGGCGGCCGGCCGGCCAGGACCGCGAGGTCGGCGGCCGCATCCTCATGGACGAGCACGCGCCCGCCGCGATGCCGCCGCACTTCACCGTCTGCTTCCTCGTCCCCGAGATGGACGACGCCGTACGGACCACCACCCGGCTCGGCGGCCGGGTCACGGTCGAGCCGGTCGGCACGCCGGGCGGTCCGTTCGCGGTGCTCACCGACGACCAGGGCGCGGGGTTCGGCGTCATGGCGGCGAAGTAG